One Anguilla rostrata isolate EN2019 chromosome 15, ASM1855537v3, whole genome shotgun sequence genomic window, gaggataaacactgaaaaagaaTAACCCTGATACATACATATTGTGTATTAAGGAGTCAGAATTTTTTGATGATAAGACTGAGTGAAAAAATTGCCAGGTATAGTGAAAGTCGAGCAGGCGGAAGTACCTGTACTGTCACTATCATTTAAGACTATAATTGTCAGTCAATGTTAAAAATTTTCAGTGGAGTTTTGATTCCAGTCTAGAGTACAAAATACATTACTCCGGATAGTTTACTGTTGAATGGCGAATAATTTATGATACACATACTGAGACAGTAGTAATATGGATGGAattttttatgaattctgtctcgCTGTAGATATTGGGGATTACACTGTAGTCTCTGCTGTGTCAGAAAAGCCACGTAGAGCTAAAATATAGCCATTGTTTTGTCACATCGTGTACATAAACTTTTATCTgtgatgaattttttttatctgttataatagtttttatattttgtagaTCAGCTtaattttttggtttgatttatttcaatatgtttACCGGAAGTATAGGCTATGCAGGTCGGCAGTTTTGGGTgccacacaaaagaaaagatATAGGAGCTCTGGTACAAAGTACAAAGGAGGGCAACTAAACCGGTTCCTggtgtgaaatgtaaaatagtGGGGAAAGATTTAAGATGCTTTATCTCTTCAAGTTTAGTAAAATGAAACCAGGTGTAGATTATTTTAAGGTATTTAAGAGTCATttaaaaggaattaaataaacTCCAAAAGAGCTTCCAGTTCTGTCAGTACAAGGGGGACATAtgtggaaattagcaaaaggtaaattgcACAAAAATATCAGTAGGTAGTGCCTTACATGGAGAGATGTTGTTACATGGAACTGCACAGTGGATTATGTAAAGGACTGACCCTTTGTATGTTCAAGCCTAGTCCTTGATATCATGTTGGATACTCATCTAGTATCCTCAATGGATTGAATGGCCTTTTCTCATTACTTCTTTATTTGATGATTTTGCGTtgtgaaaatgtacaatatattcTTCTTATAAATGGAGCTACTCATCAGGCTTGTCAAAGAAGTGAATGGATCAGGTAGTAAAGCAGCATGTCAGACATTTGCTGTAGATTTGTCCAGCGTCCCTGTCTCAAACCGTTAGCTCTGCTGTTTTCTCTGAGGTGATGACTGCTTGGAGCTGCCTGCGCTCAGCACCTCAGGCCTCTGTGCAGTAGCCTGGCCCGGGACGGAGGAGCGGCCGCTCCTTTCTTCCGTTCTGCTCGCATCGTTAAGCCTCCAGCTCTGTGCATGGTGCATGCCACTGATTATCCCCTTAGTCACACAGCATGCTCAAGCTGGAGGAGCTCCTGTAGCACACAGCCACGGCTCTTTCTCAGCATCTTTCTGAGTGCGGCGTATTCTTATGAATGAGCGTGTCTGTGACTCATCAGAAACTAAGAAGGGATCCCCCAGATGTGTGTGCAGCTGGAGCGCTCGCACACTCGTGACACCTGGGCCTGCCAGTCGCCAAATCCAGATGTGCTTCTCCGCTGggcttctctcctcctccgcctgctGCTCCGGGACCAGCATTCCCATTCCCGATCCTATTCCCTTTCCTGATCCCTTTCATGTTCCCCATCCTGTTCCCATTCCCTTTCCTGTTCCCTATCCTATTCCCAGTCCCATTCCTATTCCCGCTCTCATATCCTATTCCCTTTCCAGATCCCAATCCAGTTCCCAATTCCTTTCCTGTTCCAATCCCAGTCTTGTTCCTGATCCTATTCAACATTCCCAATCCTATTCCCATTCCCGATCCCATTCTTGTTCTGGATCCCATTCCCATTCCAAATCCCATTCCGGATCCCATTCTCGTTTCCGTTCCCTATTCCGTTCCAGATCCCATTCCCTTTCTCTGCACTGAGATGGGTTGTGGAGACGCACCTGACGTATGGATGTTGGGTCTTCACCAAGTTCCGCACCAACCCCCAAAACTATACAGGCTGCCCATTGCCCTGCATCGCAGTCTTCTCTCTCCAGGCAAAGTGGATAACCATCAGCAGGGTCAATCTCAAACATCAGAGGGGTTCCCACAAGAATTTCCTAAAATCTAAAAGTCTAAAATCTTTAgtgcttcattttattttacaacctACAGCAAGAAGCATTACATGCAATCAGATTGTAAAAGAAACACCATAAACACCCTTAATCCAGCTCTGAAGCGTGAGTACATGTCTGAGCACAAAACAGTACGGGTCTGTGCTTCCATATGGACATTCCTGGCAAACGATCAAGTTTCCAAGCATATTTCTATGTGCAGATATATTGTGTTTTGAAAGGTCTTGCCTATGTATGTTTTAACTCGCATGGTATATTTATGGTATAATTTACTTGCTTGAAAAAGAATCCATTTCTCCCCACAGTATTGGTTTGGGTGGGtgccatgtaatgtaatggggatCAGTAGACAGCTTTGAGTGCCTTACTTTCAAGGAACAGATACAGCATGATATAGCAAAATTCATGTTATCCCCCAAATTTCATCACATGTTATGCTGGAGTTCCACCTGGCTGACATGGCCGAGGTCCAATTCACagcaggaaagattgtggcgCTCCCACAGCGCTCACATCGCCCCCTATTGGCAGAAAGTAGACATTAATATTATTCAATCTGCCTCATGTTTCTTCCCTCCTTCATAAATACTTTTAATGCAGCTTCCCCTGAGAGCTCAGGATTCACAGAGTGAAAGAAAAATCTATGTGGAGTCTTCAATTATGGGATTCAAAGCACTATttcatgtgattttaaaaatccctaAGTATTAGATTGGAAAAGTAGATTTACAATGACTGCTCTGCTTggtgaaattgaaatattatgtATAGTATCTGTGTAAGATACAGTCAGATTCACTCAGTCTGCATTCTCTCATTTTATGGATGTTCACACAGAATGTCCCAAATAAAAtcttaatttgtaaataaagttttttatttaaatggccgattaaaaatcaagaaaattGAACTATTTTAGTAGATATTTGAACTTTcaaaacatgaatacatttcaatCTCAGTCGTCCAAcaattcagcatttattttaactaaCACTAGAAAGAGTAAAATATTAGATGAAAACTATTGTTTaccattttgttaaaattatgaATTGTTGACTTGAAACTGCTAATGTtccttaaaaatgtcaaaatgtgacAAATATTCATGGTCTGACAGAGctcaatagaaaaataaaaagacaatatattaattttatttttatgaatactcTTGTGACATACTGATAGTGCTAATTTAGCTAAAGCCTGTCAATAAGTGTGCACATAATCACTATACGAGTATAATAATATTCTTATGTTTGTTGATATGCAGTTTAAGTTTGATATATGACGGTGTTTGTTAAACAATAAGGATATATAACAGCAAGCACCTTTATTTGTGTAACAGATCATATATTTGCTTTTATACATGTTTTTGCGAGTCTGTGGTCTTATACAATTGTTAAAAGCgtttaacaaagaaaatcatGGCATGTACCCAAAACAAATTAGCAAACATATCaaaatcattctttttttttttttacaacttttaTAGCAACCAATCCTTTCTATTGGTCTGCTTTAGTGCAAACTGTTTCCATTGACAGAGTTTGACCATGGTTTTAACATTCATGAGTTCCAAGTCTCTGTCTTTCACGCAACTCAATGTGCAGACTGCATTCTTCGTGCCACTAATTCAAGTCCATCTGTCCAGTAACGGTGATTTCCAATAACATTTCAAGTGTGTAGGGAAGTTTGTGTGATGATGTAATAGTATAGCCGTAGTTTACAGTTAAATTATGAAGCCTTGCATGTATACTTGTTAATGGAATGCAAAGCCCCATTCTAAACTTCTCAGCTAGTTTCATAAGCCTTTCTTAAAAGTCCTCAAGGCTCGTCAGGCAATACTGTTTATATTATTTGCGCTGACAGTTTAATGTAGGCTGTCCAAGCtgtttggataaaagcatgtGAGTGTGATAAAAAATATAAGAGAACAGATTTTTTGTCACGAGATGCCATTAATGTTTCCGCTAGCTACGTCTGTCCTTCAAGTCCAACCGATCCAACTCTTCCCCACACCTGCAGGACATCAGTTTGATATCTGACTTCTGGAGAGGAGATGTgggtcttaaaaaaaataataaaaaaaagtgggtgggggtatggggggggggacgagtaTGTGAAACTCAGCTTGGTGGTTGATGGCACCGCGCTGCTATTCTGGTTCTATTGCACAGTATTTCAGAGAATGGAAAGCACCGGTCACCGATGTCTTTCAGAAACTCAGAAGTCCAGGCGGAGGAGACGAgagcaagccccgcccccctgcctcGCCCCGGCCCCGCCTGCCTCGGCACTCCCGCCAGTTCACGAGCAGCCGCAGCGATCCACCACCATGGAGGGGATTTTCCCGTAGATGATCTGCTCCTTGCTGTTGAAATACAGCATGTTGATGGGGGACATTTTGGTGGGGGTGCAGCAGGGCCCGGCGGTGCCCCGCGGGTTGGCCTTGTTCAccaggtgggtgtgggggtaCTTCTGCAGGTGCATGTACTCGCACTCCCCAGAGCAGTAGTTGGCCTTGTAGCGTTTGGGAGCGATAATCCAGTCCCAGCCAAAGTCCTCGAAGTCCACGGTCAGGGGGTAACGGCAGCAACGGGACTCGGGGGAGTGCTCGTTGCAGTCCAGGCCCGAGTCCCTCCTTAGGCGCTTGGTGCTGTCCGAAATCTTCACCTCCATGAAGGGTTGCTGCATgggaacagagaaaaaaaagctaaggttaatatacagtacaggcgAAAATATCCAGAATGTGCATAATGTGACGAATAGGCAGCATAATGATCTGTATGCAATAAAAGTGCAGTTTCTGATGCTGTATTATTTTCACATGTAGCTCTGCTCAGGTGACGGAGCATGtctgtgatttgtttttgtccATTACTTGCTTGTGTCTGTGATTCACTTGTCTCTGTTATCTTCTCGTTGAATGTTTTACTCTGACCATCACCACAGGGCACCCTTACGAATTCATAAGAAATTAACTGCACTGTCCTCCAGAGCTCACAGCATCAAAAGGCGCGTTTGTGTGTTATCACGTGAAGCAATGGAGTGGCGATGGGAGTCCAGGCAAAGTATTTAAATTTTGTGATGCAAGCACATGAAATTTTGGGCTTGTCgctaaaagaaaaggaaaactgtaagctttattttcttttaaaatgtgagtTACTTTTATACGAAAACGTGTGGGTGTGCTCCGTTCCCTCTACAGAAGAACCAAACGAAGACCAGCGGCTTTGGGATCTATTAATTGATGCCGAATGTACCTATAGGGCCCTCGAACCAAATGCGCTTTTCATATCGACTAATTGCGAGCAGTTCGTTTTTGCGTATGATAGCACACGCAAGTTAGCTCACTTCCAAGGTATAATAATGAAAAGACACTATATAATTTCAAGACATGCAACATAACGTTGTGACTCACTAGTCCTTCTTCTCCAGTCTCCGCGGAGGTGACGGCCAGGTCGTTTCCCTTGGAGTCCAATGCATTAATTTCGATTCCCAAGTCGCTCTCCGGCTGTTTCAGCCAGACCTGGAGTACCTGTTTCACGTCTACGCTTTGCCACGAGCTGGTCCCGGCATTTACTTCAATCTTGAGGGAGCGGATTCGCGTGTGACTATATGCTTCATTTGCGCGTTTCAGGCGGGAGATCTGCAGGAATACTGTAGTTGCTTCGTCGGCCGCGCGAAGGTGAACCCAAAGCTGCGCTTTTACGATGGGATTAGATTGAATCTTCGGACTGAAGGAGAAGAAACAGCAAATCGGCTTCCCGTCTACTTGGTAGTCTGGGTCATCTGttagggagagaaaaaaagcattatggAGGAAActttaaatcacaaaattcCGAAATAATGATGACCAAACTAAGGAGTTCTGAATGAATAGATGAATAAATTAAGTTTATGCTAGGCTGCGGTTGGGGGAATGAACAACCGGTGCTTTTTCATCGCCTAAATGAGAAGTAGCCCAGCGCATGTAGTGCGTTTACCACGTTTACCACGTCTGTGCTGATATTACAGACTGTGTTTTAAACGTCGCTTTCTTCATGTAACAGGGCTAAGTGAGCAATAGGCTATGCAGCTTAATAACTGGAACCTTTCTCGCTTATCAAAGCTTTTTTGAAATGAACGACTGTGTTCAGCAGAATTATGCTAGAATTGAAAGTCCGATGCCATTCATGCTAAGACACTGAGACATGAGACACATTTCTCGCTAGGTCATGTTAGTTACCACGCGCTGTTTTGTACTGTCTTATATTCCTTCGCATTTTAACATGGAGGGGATGACGAATACTAATATTTATaggctataataataatatagaaaaTCGTGTAGGATAGTTGTCTCAATAAACGGGCTATTTAATCGCAATTGGGAGAACGTAATTCATGAACACAAACTTCAAAGGAATGTTATTCTGAACAGACGCTATTTGTCTTATAActtgaaaagaaaactaaataaacacattctGTGTGCGGAAGGGCGACACGGTAACGttgtagcctatgctaaaaacattttttttttttttaacaaacccCCGGATAGTTTGGTTAGTCTTGTACTTCAAGTAgctgcacagaaaacaaaagttgCACACGAAGAAACACTTCAAATTTTAGCCTACAGGTTGTCAGTATGATCATGAAATAAACGAAAACTCACTTTCCGTGCCCACGGTCATGATGGTTTCCGTGGTGGCGTGGTCGTCATCCTCTTCCATCCCATCTCCGTTCTCTTCCATATGGGCGTCGTACTGGTCGAGCAGCTGCTGTAGCGGGGGAGCTTTGGGAAGCAGTTGCTTGACCACGTCTCTGCTGATATTGGGGGCCTGCTTGAGACGAAGCTTGCTGAGAATTTGGGACTTGATGGCGTGAAGTCTCATAAGTTTGCTGTGTTGCCGGAACTCACACGTCGAGCACTGCTCGCTGTCTTCAGCCGTTACTGAAGGTG contains:
- the LOC135241035 gene encoding growth/differentiation factor 8-like → MHLIQVLLYLGLIVALGPVGLGDVAAPSVTAEDSEQCSTCEFRQHSKLMRLHAIKSQILSKLRLKQAPNISRDVVKQLLPKAPPLQQLLDQYDAHMEENGDGMEEDDDHATTETIMTVGTENDPDYQVDGKPICCFFSFSPKIQSNPIVKAQLWVHLRAADEATTVFLQISRLKRANEAYSHTRIRSLKIEVNAGTSSWQSVDVKQVLQVWLKQPESDLGIEINALDSKGNDLAVTSAETGEEGLQPFMEVKISDSTKRLRRDSGLDCNEHSPESRCCRYPLTVDFEDFGWDWIIAPKRYKANYCSGECEYMHLQKYPHTHLVNKANPRGTAGPCCTPTKMSPINMLYFNSKEQIIYGKIPSMVVDRCGCS